From a single Salmo salar chromosome ssa22, Ssal_v3.1, whole genome shotgun sequence genomic region:
- the smpd2b gene encoding LOW QUALITY PROTEIN: sphingomyelin phosphodiesterase 2 (The sequence of the model RefSeq protein was modified relative to this genomic sequence to represent the inferred CDS: deleted 2 bases in 1 codon) produces the protein MADSNTIRLRVFSLNCWGIRYLSKHCRERYAMIGELLSREEHDIVLLQEVWSEKDFLCLKRKLSSTHPHSHYFKSGVIGSGMATFSRHRIHDAFLYRYSLNGYPYMAHHGDWFGGKAVGMVILNIGSLAAHVYITHLHAEYSREKDSYLPHRVVQAWELQQFIRHTSSGADLVILAGDLNLHPQDLGNRLLRTYTGLRDSYTETAKFDGCEDGITLIADNPFINPKELCPFEKGIRIDYILYKGSGRVSIQCESLSTTKGSVPDHPFPYSDHEALSAELQLQTLTQQAGGDETRGDQDCAAGKLAELVDIVTEARTEVKVGLYCAERMRYTAARTGVMGLALLLLELAIAAVPWLGADQPFPRASFYLLGVLCFAILITTFLLYIFYTMEVKSLQGAEDQMRLAVGSLQERLRRFPLAQPLNPLCRPPDRQDPCPLEPEE, from the exons ATGGCTGACAGCAACACCATCAGGCTCCGAGTCTTCTCCCTCAACTGCTG GGGTATCCGTTACCTCAGCAAGCACTGTCGGGAGCGCTACGCCATGATCGGAGAGCTTTTGAGCAGAGAGGAGCATGATATTGTGCTGCTGCAAGAG gtctggagtgaaaaaGACTTCCTCTGCTTGAAAAGGAAACTTTCCTCTACCCATCCGCACTCCCATTACTTCAAAAG TGGAGTCATAGGCAGTGGAATGGCCACGTTCTCCAGACATAGAATCCATGACGCATTTCTCTACCGCTATTCATTAAACGGCTACCCATACATG GCCCACCATGGAGACTGGTTTGGAGGCAAGGCTGTGGGGATGGTCATATTAAACATAGGCAGTCTGGCAGCACACGTCTACATCACACAT CTGCATGCAGAGTACAGCAGGGAGAAAGACTCCTACTTACCTCATAGAGTGGTACAGGCCTGGGAGCTGCAGCAGTTTATTCG TCATACCTCCAGTGGAGCAGACCTGGTGATTTTGGCCGGAGATCTGAACCTGCATCCCCAGGACCTTGGCAACCGGTTGCTACGGACATACACTGGCCTCCGGGACAGTTACACAGAGACTGCTAAGTTTGAT GGCTGTGAGGACGGCATCACTCTTATAGCAGATAACCCTTTCATCAATCCCAAAGAGCTCTGCCCCTTCGAGAAGGGCATCAGAATAGATTACATCCTCTACAAG GGGTCAGGAAGAGTGTCTATCCAGTGTGAGTCTCTGTCAACCACCAAGGGTTCTGTCCCTGACCATCCCTTCCCTTACTCTGACCACGAGGCCCTGAGCGCAGAGCTGCAGCTGCAGACCCTGACCCAGCAGGCAGGAGGAGATGAGACCAGAGGTGACCAGGACTGTGCTGCAG gTAAGCTGGCTGAGCTGGTGGACATTGTGACGGAGGCCCGTACTGAGGTGAAGGTGGGCCTGTACTGTGCTGAGAGGATGCGCTACACGGCAGCTCGTACCGGGGTGATGGGCCTGGCCCTGCTGCTGTTGGAGCTGGCCATTGCTGCTGTTCCCTGGCTGGGAGCTGACCAGCCCTTCCCCCGGGCCTCCTTTTACCTTCTGGGGGTGCTGTGCTTTGCCATCCTGATCACCACCTTCCTGCTCTACATCTTCTACACCATGGAGGTGAAGTCTCTACAGGGGGCAGAGGACCAGATGAGGCTGGCTGTGGGGAGCCTCCAGGAGCGCCTGAGGCGA TTCCCCCTTGCCCAGCCTCTGAACCCCCTCTGTaggccaccagacagacaggaccCCTGCCCTCTGGAGCCAGAGGAATAG